ACGAGCGGTGTCCAGATGGGCCGTGAAATCGCCGTCCGGAACCGCCAGCAGCGACGAGAGATGCTGACCCGAGAGCCCCGACCTACCGACCAGCTCCGACAGCGGCTCGGTGACGGTCGTGAGCCGATTGTCGGCGCAGACCGCGAACAGAGCGGTCGACTGGCCGAGGGCACTGTGAGAAATATCGGTGGCGTGGTCGGAACGGTTCGTTCCGCCATCCGTGACGCAGCGATAGCTCCGAGAGGTGGCGGTCCGAACCGGTCGTGCCCTCGTCTCATCGTGGTGCGCTGGCAATCTGTCTGGCACCCAGCAGGTAATCGAAATCAGTCTCATTGCCCGAATTACGTAGGATATATCGACTAGACATATAGCTGTATTGTATCTATTACCGAACTGTAGTATCCGATAAATCACGCACGGAACCGTGCGCAGTATCGCGAAGAGTACAGCGAACGATCTATGCTGGGTCACATCGACCAGCGAGAGCCGATTAGCTGTCGGCTGTATCAGCATCGTCGACGCCGGGAGCGTCAGTTGGGTCGACATCCGCTGGCTCGTCGGTCTGGCCACCGGGGGTGATCGTGCCAGTGTCGTCTTGGACGTAGACGTCGTCTGCGAACCCGGCAATGGCGTTTTCGTAGCTCGGCTGGTCGCGCTTTTCGGGCGTGTCCGGTGCGGGTGGCACACCCTGAGGGGGTGCGAACTCGCCGAGTGGGTCGTCGACCGAGATGCCGTAGCGTTTGAAGAACTGCTCGTAGCGCCGGAAATGCTCCTCGAACTCCGCGGCAGGGATCTCCATCATCTCGGTCCAGCCGTGGTTGAAGAAGTCGAAGTTGGCCTGGATGTGGGTGATTTCGCGGGCCTCGGCCTCGGTGTGGCCGGCTTCGAGGGCGGCGACGTAGGTGTCCATCGTCGCATCGAAGAAGCCGTCGAGATGGGCCCGGCGCTCCTCACGGGAGTCCTCGTCGGCCTTGTCGAGGAAGATCTTGGTGTGCATGTCGACCAGCTTATCAATGGCCACATCGCCGACGACTGGCGTCGTCAGCGCCTTTTTTGCGGCCCAGTGACGCAGATTTTGACGGATTTTCATCGTACTGACTGTTGGGTGTCGACTCTCTTGAAGGCCACGACGTCGAATCGGAACGGTGGGTTGCTCTCACCGGCTCACTGGGCCTCAACGGGGTGTTCGAGGGAGGACTGAAACCTAGAGGAATGTTTTCGGCGATAGCAACCGACTTTACCCCTGACTACGAACGCGTGTGTATGACCCAGTCGTACGTGATCATCGGCGATGGGATCGCGGGAAGTTCCGCCGCGGAGACACTCCGTGAGGAAGCCCCCGAGGCCGACGTGACCGTCATCACTGATGAAGGCGAAGCCCTCTACAACCGCATCCTGATCAAGGAGTTCGCCAAAGGCAAACTCCCCGAAGCGCCGATTTCGATTCACGACGAAAGCTGGTACGACGACCGCGACATCGAACTGGAACTCAACACGCTGGTCACCAACATCGACCCCGACGGCCACACGGTGTCGACCCACGACGGCGAGACCTACGAGTACGACAAACTCCTGATCGCCACCGGTGGCACACCCACACAGCTCCCTGTTGAGAACTCGGATGCCGACGGCGTCCACCACTTCTGGACGTTCCAAGACGCCCGCAACATCCGCGAACACATCGAAGAGGCCGACACCGCGACTATCGTCGGTGCAGGGCTGCTTGGCATCGATCTGGCGGCCATCTGCGGGGCCCAAAAGGTCGACGGCAACTACCTCATGCGCGGCGACAGCTGGTGGCGCTACGCACTCGATCAGGAAGGCGCTGATATCATGCACGACGCGATGCGCGAACGCGGCGTGACGCCCGTCTTCCAGAGCGGCGTCGACCACTTCGAGACCGACGACGACGGTCACGTGACGACGACGGTCGACCCCAACGGCGAGGAGTTCGATTCCGACTTCGTGGGCATCGCCATCGGCCTTGATTTCAATCTCGAACTGCTCCAGAATTTCGAGATCGAGATGGACGACGGTGTTGTGGTCGACAAATATATGCGAACCAGCGCCGAGGACATCTTCGCGGCTGGTGACCTGACCCGATACTACGACGTGATTCTCGGCGAACACGCTCAAAACGGCTCGTGGGGATCGGCCAAAGAGCAGGGCACGATTGCCGCGAAGAATATGATCGACCCCGAAACCGACGAGTTCCGCTGGGTGTCGTCGTACTCGATTACCCACTTCGACTTCCCGTTCCTCTCGTTCGGGCATCCGACCCTCGGGGAGGATTCGGTGTCGAAAAAGTACTCCGAGACCGAGTGGCGTCGACTTGCCATCAAGGACGGCAAGATCGTCGGCGGCGTCCTCATTGGGGATCTGGCCCCCCAGAGCGGCTACAAACAGCTCATGCGTGAGGAGACCTTTGTCGGCGACCAGAAGGAGGCCCTCCTCAAGGAGAAGTTCTCGGCTGACGACATTGCGGCCACCCAAGAGCAGTAGTCGACCCACAAACGAAGCGGTTTTCGGCATCCCTGAAGTAGATCATCTATGGATGGAGGAAGCGACACCGGCGAGATGACGTTGGCGTTCGAACTCGAAGCACTGCAGTCGCTGGCGAACCCGAACGTCGTCTTCAACGATGCCCGACAGTGGACCAAATACGTCGGCGTCGTCAGCGAGAAACCGACCTACGTCGTGACGAACTTCACACGGAAACACCGCGTCCGCCAAGATTTCTTTTCCGGCCCGCGTGGTGTCGACGAGAGCCTCGAAAACGTCGCCGAGCAGTTCGACACCGAGCGCCACGTCTTCATCGGTACCTCCGAGGCCGACGCCGAAATCGCCGAGAAAACCGGCTGGGAGTATCTCCCCTTAGCACAGGCTGCCGAAGCCGCCGAGTGGGAGTTGGCTGGCGAGGACAGCGACGAGGAGTATTTCGAAGCCGAGACACGCGACGACTGGCCGTAACACTGGTCGACTCGACGCCTGATCGCGGGCTGTCTGTTTCAGACGAACACAGATAGCCGCAGGTGTCTCGCCGACCGAAAGTCCTAATTAGCACACACACCTACCGAACGCAATGAGTCATCAGCTTCCCGACGTCCAAGCCAGTCGACCCGAGGTCGCCGTCGGGCTTAGCCAAGTCGGTGTCACAGGCGTCGAAAAACTCGTCAAACTCGCCCGCAAGGACAAGCGCCCAATCGTCCTGATGGCGGAGTTCGAGGTCTTCGTCGACCTGCCGGGTGGCCGCAAGGGAATCGACATGAGCCGCAATATGGAGGTCATCGACGAGATCCTCGAAGAGACCACCGAGGCCGAAGCCTACCGGGTCGAGGACGTCTGCGGGGAGACCGCCGAACGACTCCTGTCGAAACACGACTACACCTCGACCGCCGAGGTCAAGATGACCGCCGAGCTAATTACGAAGGAACAAACCCCAGCCAGCGACAAGCAGACCCAAAACACCGCGACGATCATCGCCAGCGCTACTGCCACCGAAGAGGCAACCCACGCCGAGATCGGCGCGGAAGTCACTGGAATGACGGTCTGTCCCTGCTCACAGGGGATGTCCGAATCGCGTGCCCGCGACGAACTGCAGGATCTGGATGTCGACCGCGACGTGATCGACGAGTTCCTCGACCGGGTGCCACAGCCGGGCCACTCCCAGCGCGGCCACGCCACCCTCACGGTCACAAGCGAGGGAAGTCCCGAGGTCGACCTCAGAGACATTATCGACATCGCTCGGGACTCGATGAGCGCCCGGATCTACAATCTGGCCAAACGGCCCGACGAGGACCACATGACCTTCGAGGCCCACTCGGACGCCAAGTTCGTCGAGGACTGTGTCCGAGCCCTCGCCGAGGGGGCAGTCGAGCAGTTCGACCACCTCGACGATTCAGCGGTGGTCCACATCAAACAGTCCAACGACGAGTCGATCCACCAGCACAACGCCCACGCCGAACGCGAAGTGACGCTCGGCCAGCTTCGAGCCGAACTCAACGGCAACGCCTGATCGGTCGGCAACGACCGCCGACGCTCAGAGATCCAGCGGCTCGGCCCGCTCCCACCGCGGCGTAAACTCCTCGCGGATATCGGCGGCAAACGGTTGGTCTTTTAAATTGATCATCGCAAACGATTCGGTTGGATCGAGCGGGTTCGGCACTGCGATACAGACCTCGACCCCATCGATCAGTGTGAACGTGCCGTCGACCGAGTCGAGCATCCGGACCTCGAAATTGTCGTACTGTGTGAGTCGAGAGTGGTATTGCTCAGCGCTCTGGTCGGGGAGGTCGCAGACCAGCTCCGGCGTCACTAACAGATCGATGTCGACGCCGCGTTTGAGGGCTGCTTCGAGTGTCTCGGTGACGCGGTCGCTAACGCTCTGGAGGTCGATCTCCGAGGCGGGGGAGCCAGCGACGTAGATCAGTTCGGTTTCGGCCGCCGAGATACGTTCGAGCTGCAGTTCGAGCGTTTCGTCCGGACCGATGGCAGCCGTCCAAAACTGGTCGTCGACCGGCTCACCGGTGTCGATATCATCGACGAGCGTGTCGACGACCTCCTCGTACTGTTTGGCCTGCTCGTCGAGCTCACGCTTCTTCGCCTCCAACAGCCGGTCGAGGGCAACCTCCGGCTCGACGGCAACGTATTTTTTTGGTCGACCAGCCGACTGACTCCGAACCAAACTGTGCTGTTCGAGCCCGTTCAACACGTCGTAGATCCGCCCCATCGGCACCTCGCTCGTTCGGGACAACTCTTTGGCCGTTGTCGGCCCTGTCTGGAGGAGCGACCGATAAGACCGGGCCTCGTACTCGGAGAGACCAAGATCGCGGAGGCTTGGCATACAGAGAAATATCTATTCCGTTGATAAAAACGTATCGGACGTTTATTCGTCGTCGACAGTCGCCGAGACCTGACTCATAAGCGTCTCTGGGTCGGTTGCTGGCGGCTGGTCGGTGTCCCGGAGGTGAGCGGTGCCAGCGTCGACGCCGGGCGCGTTGGGAACGACGACAGTCTCGTGGTCGGCGATTCGGAGGGCCGCTCGATGGAGATCGGAGCCAGCCTCGCCGCCGACGTCGACGACCAGATCCCCATTGATGAGTCGGGCGGCGACGCTGCCGTAGCCAGCGACTTGGACGCCGATCCGATCCCACGCGCCGGCGAAGGCTTCGATGGCTTCGGTGGCGACCTCGCGGTAGCGTGGCTCGTCGGTGAGCACTGCGAGATCGAGGAGCCCGTCGGCGAACTCGACGCCGGTATCGATGGGATACAGCGCTCGGTCGCAGAGGCCCTCGCCGCGAGCGGGGCCATCGCGGAACGCACCATCGTCTTGGAGGGTATCGATAGCCTCGTCGGCCACGCGTTGGGCGACCTCGCTGTATCGGCTATCTCCAAGCACCTGATGGGCGCGAGTCCAGCCGTTGAGAACCGCTGCGGCGTCTTCGAGGAGGTGGGTTTCGCCGGTTTCGTCGCCAGCGCGGTAGTGGGTGACGACGCCGGAGTCGGTGTCGACCAACTCGCCTTCGAGCGCCTCGATGATACGCTTAGCGTACGTGGTGGCCGTTTCGTCGTCGGTGTAGGCGGCGTAGGTGAGCAGCGCGTCGACGGCCTGGGCGTTACTGCTGGCGAAGACTGTGAGGTCAGTACGTGGCTGTTCGTGATCGGCTCGCTCGTCGGCCGAGAGGGTGTAGTAGGCCGCCCCTTGGCCGGGACCCTGACT
This sequence is a window from Halohasta litchfieldiae. Protein-coding genes within it:
- a CDS encoding TrmB family transcriptional regulator encodes the protein MPSLRDLGLSEYEARSYRSLLQTGPTTAKELSRTSEVPMGRIYDVLNGLEQHSLVRSQSAGRPKKYVAVEPEVALDRLLEAKKRELDEQAKQYEEVVDTLVDDIDTGEPVDDQFWTAAIGPDETLELQLERISAAETELIYVAGSPASEIDLQSVSDRVTETLEAALKRGVDIDLLVTPELVCDLPDQSAEQYHSRLTQYDNFEVRMLDSVDGTFTLIDGVEVCIAVPNPLDPTESFAMINLKDQPFAADIREEFTPRWERAEPLDL
- a CDS encoding NAD(P)/FAD-dependent oxidoreductase, encoding MTQSYVIIGDGIAGSSAAETLREEAPEADVTVITDEGEALYNRILIKEFAKGKLPEAPISIHDESWYDDRDIELELNTLVTNIDPDGHTVSTHDGETYEYDKLLIATGGTPTQLPVENSDADGVHHFWTFQDARNIREHIEEADTATIVGAGLLGIDLAAICGAQKVDGNYLMRGDSWWRYALDQEGADIMHDAMRERGVTPVFQSGVDHFETDDDGHVTTTVDPNGEEFDSDFVGIAIGLDFNLELLQNFEIEMDDGVVVDKYMRTSAEDIFAAGDLTRYYDVILGEHAQNGSWGSAKEQGTIAAKNMIDPETDEFRWVSSYSITHFDFPFLSFGHPTLGEDSVSKKYSETEWRRLAIKDGKIVGGVLIGDLAPQSGYKQLMREETFVGDQKEALLKEKFSADDIAATQEQ
- the mptA gene encoding GTP cyclohydrolase MptA; the encoded protein is MSHQLPDVQASRPEVAVGLSQVGVTGVEKLVKLARKDKRPIVLMAEFEVFVDLPGGRKGIDMSRNMEVIDEILEETTEAEAYRVEDVCGETAERLLSKHDYTSTAEVKMTAELITKEQTPASDKQTQNTATIIASATATEEATHAEIGAEVTGMTVCPCSQGMSESRARDELQDLDVDRDVIDEFLDRVPQPGHSQRGHATLTVTSEGSPEVDLRDIIDIARDSMSARIYNLAKRPDEDHMTFEAHSDAKFVEDCVRALAEGAVEQFDHLDDSAVVHIKQSNDESIHQHNAHAEREVTLGQLRAELNGNA
- a CDS encoding DUF7124 domain-containing protein; its protein translation is MDGGSDTGEMTLAFELEALQSLANPNVVFNDARQWTKYVGVVSEKPTYVVTNFTRKHRVRQDFFSGPRGVDESLENVAEQFDTERHVFIGTSEADAEIAEKTGWEYLPLAQAAEAAEWELAGEDSDEEYFEAETRDDWP
- a CDS encoding DUF255 domain-containing protein: MNESTRVEWRSWGPDAFAEAEQTATPILLSLTATWCGECHEMDARTYAEPAIAANINDSFVPIRVDVDRHPRVRERYNMGGFPTTAFLTPQGRLLSGATYLGPDGMRQVVDRIRDVWAEKGSSAGRVPRALADEPTPAGDLDSRIEEHIAGQLTEKFDPQHGGWGTDAKFPMPRTIEFALKREQGQAIQTLDAIAQHLHDSVDGGFFRFATSRDWSDVRYEKVLDTNAALLRAFANAYLYTGDEAYRQPAARTVDYLTDTLWTGIAIGGSQGPGQGAAYYTLSADERADHEQPRTDLTVFASSNAQAVDALLTYAAYTDDETATTYAKRIIEALEGELVDTDSGVVTHYRAGDETGETHLLEDAAAVLNGWTRAHQVLGDSRYSEVAQRVADEAIDTLQDDGAFRDGPARGEGLCDRALYPIDTGVEFADGLLDLAVLTDEPRYREVATEAIEAFAGAWDRIGVQVAGYGSVAARLINGDLVVDVGGEAGSDLHRAALRIADHETVVVPNAPGVDAGTAHLRDTDQPPATDPETLMSQVSATVDDE
- a CDS encoding DUF6149 family protein — translated: MKIRQNLRHWAAKKALTTPVVGDVAIDKLVDMHTKIFLDKADEDSREERRAHLDGFFDATMDTYVAALEAGHTEAEAREITHIQANFDFFNHGWTEMMEIPAAEFEEHFRRYEQFFKRYGISVDDPLGEFAPPQGVPPAPDTPEKRDQPSYENAIAGFADDVYVQDDTGTITPGGQTDEPADVDPTDAPGVDDADTADS